The genome window TCAGGGGGCGAAGTTTTTTTGTTATACAAAAATAACTGATAATAGAAGGGAGCAGTTCCAGTGAGAGAAAAATTAGAAAACATTCAAGCACAAGGAATCAAAGAAATTCAAAGTGCCAAGAACTTAAAAGACTTGGAAGCTTTAAGGGTGAAGTATCTTGGTAAAAAAGGAGAAATCACTCAAATTCTAAGAGGAATGGGGAAATTACCGCCTGAAGAACGACCGGTTATTGGAGAACTTGCAAACAAAGTTCGGGAAAACATCACCGAAGAACTGAAAAAATCAAAAGAAGCTTTAGAGGCAAAGGCTTTAGAAGAAAAACTTGCAGCAGAAGCAATCGATGTCACGATGCCGGGTAGAAAATCTCCCCTAGGAAGCATTCATCCTTTAAGACAAAGCGTAGAAAATCTTGAAGAAATATTTATTTCCATGGGATTTAAAGTCGTAGAAGGACCCGAAATAGAAACCGTTGAAAATAATTTTGATGCATTAAATGCACCTAAAAATCATCCTTCAAGAGATCTAAGTGATACATTTTATATCACTGACAACTTAGTGCTTCGAACGCAGACTTCTCCGGTACAAATCCGTGTAATGAAAGAGTCAAAACCACCTATTAGAGTTATTTCCCCAGGACGGTGTTTTAGAAATGACACCCCGGATGCTACGCACTCACCGATGTTTCATCAATTAGAAGGACTTGTTATTGACAAAAATATTACCCTGGGAGACCTAAAGGGTACCTTGGAAATCTTTGCAAAAAGCTTTTTTGGATCTCAAACTAAAACGAAATTCCGCCCCCATCATTTCCCTTTTACAGAACCCAGCGCGGAAATGGATATTACCTGCTTTAAATGTGGCGGTATGGGATGTAGTATGTGTAAAGGAAGCGGCTGGATTGAATTATTAGGCGCAGGCATGGTGCATCCGAATGTATTGGAATACTGCGGAATAGATTCGGAAAAATACAGTGGATTTGCTTTTGGTATGGGGATAGACCGAATAACCATGGCAAAACACGATATTGATGATATTCGTTTGTTTTTTGAGAATGATCAGCGTTTTTTACAACAATTTCGCTAATAAACAAGTTCGATCTATAAAATAAAACTTACGGAAAATTTGAAAATGTTACTTAGGAGGCGGTAAAATGTTAGGACCAAAAAAGTGGTTGGAGAAATATGTGAACATCGATGTTGAAGCATCCGAACTAAGGGATCGCATGACAATGTCCGGTTCAAACGTTGAAGATATTCGTAATTTATCAAAGCACTGTGAAGGTGTGGTTATAGGAAAAGTGGAACACATTGAATCCCATGAAAATGCGGATAAGCTCGTTGTAGTTACTGTGAATATTGGGAAAAGAAATGTACAAATTGTAACAGGAGCTAAGAATTTTAAAGAAAATGATTATGTTCCAGTTGCTTTAGAAGGAGCTAAACTTGCTGGAGGGTTGGTAATTGAAAAGGGAGATCTTCGTGGGAAAATATCTGAAGGAATGATGTGTTCCCATGAAGAACTAGGTTTTCCTAAAAATCTTGTACCGGAAAATATGAAAGAGGGTCTCTGGATTTTAGAAGGGAACTATGAACCGGGAATCCCCTTTGCAGAGGCTTTAGACTTGAATGATGATATATTAGAATTTGAAATCACTCCCAATCGTCCCGACTGTTTAAACATGATCGGACTTGCCAGGGAAGTTGCTGCAACCTTAAAGACCGAAATGCTTGCTCCTAAAATACAACTTTCCGAAGAGAAGAGAAGAACGGAAGATGAAATATCTGTAACTGTAGATGATGCCCAAGGTTGTCATCGCTATATCGGGAAAGTACTTAAGGGCATAGCCATAAAACCTTCACCGGATTGGTTGCAGGTCCTTTTAATGAAAGCTGGAATACGGCCTATCAACAATATTGTAGATGTTACCAATTATGTCATGCTCGAGTATGGACAACCTCTTCATGCCTTTGATTTAGAAAAAATACCCAGCAAACAAATTGTAGTGAAAAGGGCGGAGGAAAACCATACTTTTAAAACCTTAGACGGTATGGAACGATCACTTAACAAGGATATAACCATGATTACTGACGGGACCAAACCTTTGGCGATTGCCGGAGTTATGGGAGGACTTGAATCGGAAGTTAATAAAAACACTACAGAAATTCTGTTAGAATCTGCAAACTTTGCACCTGATGGGATCAGGGAAACCAGTAAACGATTAAATCTCCGTAGTGAAGCGTCCAGTCGTTATGAAAAAGGGGTAGATAAAGAAGTAGCCTTAACAGCCATTAACCGGGCCAGTCAACTAATTCAAATGCTTACCGACTGTGAGGTTTTAGAGGGTGTTGCAGATGAATATCCCGTGCCTTTTAAAGAAGCTTCTATAGAGCTTCGAGTTTCCAGAGTTAATCAGTTGTTAGGTACAAGTTTTAGCGGTGAAAAAATTGAGGAAATACTAAAAAGTTTGGAAGTTCAAGTTATTAGTAATGGGGATGTACTAACTGTAACCCCGCCCAGTTTTCGAGAAGATTTGGTAAAAGAAGTGGATTATATTGAAGAAGTGGCCAGAATTTACGGATACAACCGAATTCCTTCCACAATGCCTGAGGCTACCATTACTGTAGGGGGGATTAACCCGTCAACCAAGGTGGAAAACTCACTTAAAACCGCACTAAAATCTCAAGGGTTGTATGAAGTATTAACCTATTCTTTTGTAAGCCCTAAGAGTATTTCTAAAATTGGTATTTCCAAAGATCGACCACTTCAGGATACTATTAAACTTATAAATCCTTTAGGTGAAGAGACCAGTGTTATGAGAACTACATTAATGCCTAGTATGTTAGAAGTTTTAGAACGCAATTATAAAAAAGGAAATGCAAAAATGAAAGCCTTTGAAATAGGAAGAACTTTTTGGAAAAATCCTGAGGGGAACCTGCCCTTGGAAAAACCTAAATTAGTAATTGGTATATATGGAGAAAAAGAGGACTTCTATTGCATTAAGGGAAATATAGAAGAAATGCTAAGAAGCTTGAGGATCGAAAAGTTAGAGTTTATTAAAGAACCTTTTCACACTACTTTCCATCCCGGGCGCTGCGCTAATATTTATGCTCAAGGAAGGCTTCTTGGAACGTTCGGTGAAGTCCACCCTAATATTACAGGAAATTATGGAATTGAGGAACGGTGTTATCTAGCAGAGATGGACTTTGAAGAAATCCTAAATCAGGCTGTTTTAGAGAAAAAGTACCAACCCCTACCAAAATACCCCTCCATTCTACGGGACATTGCTATTGTAGTTTCGGATCATATTGAAATTTCAGAAATTGAAAAGGTCTTCGAACCTTATCTTGAAGGGATTTTAGAAAGTTA of Isachenkonia alkalipeptolytica contains these proteins:
- the pheS gene encoding phenylalanine--tRNA ligase subunit alpha; translated protein: MREKLENIQAQGIKEIQSAKNLKDLEALRVKYLGKKGEITQILRGMGKLPPEERPVIGELANKVRENITEELKKSKEALEAKALEEKLAAEAIDVTMPGRKSPLGSIHPLRQSVENLEEIFISMGFKVVEGPEIETVENNFDALNAPKNHPSRDLSDTFYITDNLVLRTQTSPVQIRVMKESKPPIRVISPGRCFRNDTPDATHSPMFHQLEGLVIDKNITLGDLKGTLEIFAKSFFGSQTKTKFRPHHFPFTEPSAEMDITCFKCGGMGCSMCKGSGWIELLGAGMVHPNVLEYCGIDSEKYSGFAFGMGIDRITMAKHDIDDIRLFFENDQRFLQQFR
- the pheT gene encoding phenylalanine--tRNA ligase subunit beta gives rise to the protein MLGPKKWLEKYVNIDVEASELRDRMTMSGSNVEDIRNLSKHCEGVVIGKVEHIESHENADKLVVVTVNIGKRNVQIVTGAKNFKENDYVPVALEGAKLAGGLVIEKGDLRGKISEGMMCSHEELGFPKNLVPENMKEGLWILEGNYEPGIPFAEALDLNDDILEFEITPNRPDCLNMIGLAREVAATLKTEMLAPKIQLSEEKRRTEDEISVTVDDAQGCHRYIGKVLKGIAIKPSPDWLQVLLMKAGIRPINNIVDVTNYVMLEYGQPLHAFDLEKIPSKQIVVKRAEENHTFKTLDGMERSLNKDITMITDGTKPLAIAGVMGGLESEVNKNTTEILLESANFAPDGIRETSKRLNLRSEASSRYEKGVDKEVALTAINRASQLIQMLTDCEVLEGVADEYPVPFKEASIELRVSRVNQLLGTSFSGEKIEEILKSLEVQVISNGDVLTVTPPSFREDLVKEVDYIEEVARIYGYNRIPSTMPEATITVGGINPSTKVENSLKTALKSQGLYEVLTYSFVSPKSISKIGISKDRPLQDTIKLINPLGEETSVMRTTLMPSMLEVLERNYKKGNAKMKAFEIGRTFWKNPEGNLPLEKPKLVIGIYGEKEDFYCIKGNIEEMLRSLRIEKLEFIKEPFHTTFHPGRCANIYAQGRLLGTFGEVHPNITGNYGIEERCYLAEMDFEEILNQAVLEKKYQPLPKYPSILRDIAIVVSDHIEISEIEKVFEPYLEGILESYELFDVYQGDQIEKGSKSIAYSLVYRDFSKTLKEKEVNKVHDQVLKDLEEKVGASLR